A part of Marinobacter psychrophilus genomic DNA contains:
- a CDS encoding IS30 family transposase — translation MKYRQLTQTQRYQVSALRVAGKSQRQIAAMLGCHNSTISLELRRNSIRGYEPERAQHQANTRRRTAFKRHKRVQWLTDWVTERLKEHWSPEQIAGFMRRKNIPVQVSHQWVYDLIHRDRLLGGRLWSFCRHRNNRGRKRRAKEAGLGKIPNRVGIDCRPKEIEHRAALGHWENDTVLQGHKQSGLVTLSGYLLAGRLKRFTANQTTRTVISVV, via the coding sequence ATGAAGTACCGACAACTGACCCAAACACAACGATACCAGGTTTCGGCCCTGCGTGTGGCCGGCAAAAGCCAACGACAGATCGCAGCAATGCTTGGCTGCCACAACAGCACGATCAGCCTCGAGTTGCGACGGAACAGCATTCGAGGCTACGAGCCCGAGAGGGCTCAACATCAGGCAAACACCCGGCGTAGAACCGCCTTCAAGCGTCACAAACGGGTGCAGTGGCTGACGGACTGGGTAACTGAACGACTGAAGGAGCATTGGAGTCCGGAACAGATTGCAGGCTTTATGCGCCGCAAGAACATTCCAGTGCAAGTCAGTCACCAGTGGGTCTATGACTTGATCCATCGGGATCGTCTCCTGGGTGGTCGCCTCTGGAGCTTCTGTCGGCACCGGAATAACCGTGGTCGAAAACGCAGAGCGAAGGAAGCGGGCCTTGGTAAAATCCCGAATCGGGTCGGAATAGATTGCCGCCCCAAAGAGATTGAGCATCGTGCCGCGCTTGGCCACTGGGAAAACGACACAGTACTCCAGGGCCACAAACAATCCGGCTTGGTGACGCTGAGTGGTTACCTACTCGCAGGTCGCCTGAAGCGGTTTACGGCCAACCAGACAACGCGCACTGTGATCAGCGTCGTCTGA
- a CDS encoding transporter substrate-binding domain-containing protein, producing the protein MKFTNRISCKLKLGAFLGAVSLLTSGLTHAAKEIEVGVLFSQTGGLSIVEKSLASATLMAIEEINAKGGVNGMVIKPLVEDGASDPKTFNEKVSKLVIRDKVATIFGGYTSASRKAMLPVVEKRNSLLFYPTFYEGFECSKNVVYTGAAPNQQLNNYIPWLVKNLGKKKFFIVGSNYLYPKEMAKVAKTLIEENGAEWVGDEYLALGHSEWSSMVKKIKDSGADIVLSNVVGGSIISFYREYANQGISQKDIPIASTVTSEIEVAAMGGKFAAGSYTSFPYFQAVDTEANKAFIERYRAYTKDETAVTHHAMESAYSGVYLWAKAVSKADGIKPNEIMEATKGVSFDAASGTMTVSADNLHTSMTPRIVQWNEDARGTIVDEFSAPVIPLPYAAYGETAGNLFCSESGLDSSKL; encoded by the coding sequence ATGAAGTTTACAAATAGAATCAGCTGCAAACTCAAGCTTGGCGCTTTTTTAGGTGCTGTCAGTCTTTTAACGTCCGGGTTAACGCATGCTGCCAAGGAAATTGAGGTGGGGGTTCTTTTCTCTCAGACAGGTGGCCTATCAATCGTAGAGAAGTCTCTTGCCAGTGCGACTCTTATGGCTATTGAAGAAATAAACGCGAAAGGCGGTGTAAACGGAATGGTGATCAAGCCACTAGTTGAGGACGGCGCTAGTGATCCAAAGACGTTTAACGAGAAGGTGAGCAAGCTGGTGATTCGTGACAAGGTAGCCACGATTTTTGGCGGTTACACCTCGGCGAGCAGAAAAGCGATGCTACCAGTGGTCGAAAAACGCAATAGTTTGTTGTTTTACCCTACTTTTTATGAAGGGTTTGAATGCTCAAAAAATGTAGTCTACACCGGCGCTGCTCCCAACCAGCAGCTAAACAATTATATTCCGTGGCTAGTCAAAAATTTGGGGAAGAAAAAATTCTTCATTGTTGGTTCTAATTATCTGTATCCCAAAGAAATGGCAAAAGTTGCCAAAACGTTAATTGAAGAGAACGGTGCCGAATGGGTGGGCGACGAATATCTAGCTCTCGGGCATTCTGAGTGGAGCTCCATGGTCAAAAAGATTAAAGATAGCGGTGCTGACATTGTACTTTCCAATGTCGTTGGTGGTTCGATAATTTCGTTTTATCGTGAATATGCCAACCAGGGCATCTCGCAAAAGGATATTCCGATTGCTTCAACCGTAACATCCGAAATCGAAGTGGCGGCTATGGGCGGCAAGTTTGCTGCGGGTAGTTACACATCGTTTCCTTACTTTCAGGCGGTCGATACCGAAGCCAACAAAGCATTCATCGAGCGCTACCGCGCTTATACCAAGGATGAAACTGCAGTCACGCACCATGCGATGGAGTCGGCATATTCAGGAGTTTATCTCTGGGCCAAAGCCGTTTCTAAAGCAGATGGTATTAAACCAAATGAAATAATGGAAGCGACTAAAGGCGTAAGTTTTGACGCTGCCAGTGGAACAATGACAGTCAGTGCGGATAATCTCCACACATCAATGACACCGCGTATTGTGCAATGGAATGAGGATGCTCGGGGCACAATCGTTGACGAATTCAGCGCTCCAGTAATTCCACTTCCATATGCAGCTTACGGCGAAACTGCTGGCAATCTGTTTTGTAGCGAATCTGGTTTGGATAGCTCCAAATTGTAA
- the urtB gene encoding urea ABC transporter permease subunit UrtB, with protein MLDTILIGLSLGSILLLVALGLSIIYGSMGVINMAHGELVMIGAYSTVLAQIHMGLSLFAAIPLAFVVCFALGLLIEKFVVRRLYGRLFDTLLATWGVAILLQQAIRLEFGLSFFGIHIAGLGPGLQSVKVPDLLSEPIFIGEFLIQPYRAFIIIISILLAVITWLLMYKTRMGQQIRAIMRNKDMAAACGINVRKVNALTFAYGAGLAGVAGVMMSGFKTVMPDMGSSLVVDGFLVVVVGGVGSLVGTIVASGLLGQVNGIFAALSNDIIARAIVFGVVIAIIIWRPQGLLNYKGR; from the coding sequence ATGTTGGATACGATTTTAATTGGTCTAAGTCTCGGATCAATACTGTTGTTGGTCGCTCTTGGGCTGTCCATTATCTACGGCTCGATGGGCGTTATTAATATGGCTCATGGTGAGTTAGTGATGATCGGGGCGTACTCTACTGTATTGGCTCAGATCCATATGGGATTAAGTCTTTTCGCGGCCATACCCCTTGCATTTGTTGTCTGTTTCGCCCTTGGTCTGCTGATAGAAAAGTTCGTGGTTCGCAGGCTTTACGGTCGACTGTTCGATACGCTACTCGCAACTTGGGGTGTTGCAATACTTTTGCAACAAGCCATTCGGCTTGAATTCGGACTGTCTTTTTTCGGCATTCATATAGCTGGTCTTGGGCCAGGCTTGCAGTCAGTCAAGGTTCCAGATTTGTTGTCTGAACCCATTTTTATTGGTGAGTTTTTGATTCAGCCATATCGCGCATTTATTATTATTATTTCCATTCTTCTGGCTGTCATTACGTGGTTACTGATGTACAAAACCAGGATGGGCCAGCAGATTCGAGCAATTATGCGAAACAAGGATATGGCCGCTGCATGCGGTATCAATGTCAGAAAAGTGAACGCATTGACTTTTGCCTATGGCGCAGGATTGGCTGGAGTTGCTGGAGTCATGATGTCCGGGTTCAAAACAGTGATGCCCGATATGGGCAGTTCACTGGTGGTCGATGGTTTTCTTGTTGTTGTGGTAGGTGGGGTTGGTAGCCTTGTCGGGACTATCGTTGCGTCAGGTCTTCTTGGGCAGGTCAACGGCATCTTCGCCGCACTGAGTAACGATATTATTGCGCGAGCAATTGTTTTCGGAGTCGTTATAGCAATTATCATCTGGCGCCCTCAGGGGCTGCTTAACTACAAGGGGCGATAA
- the urtC gene encoding urea ABC transporter permease subunit UrtC: MLKHDHLRIAAYAIFIVTVLSLPVFFDEFWLNRASKYLVYGMLGIAISLCWGYAGILNLGQGLFFGAGAYMLGMSLKLASPTSLQQGGAGPVPDFMLWNAEPGAVTDLCCINSGSYLWLPFQSQAFGFIMAIVLPVLLAFILGSVMFRKGVSGVFISIITLALVLLVRLLVVDAQALTGGFNGLTDLGGLTFGGYEFDPYSVATYYLAAVSLILILLGTRLLVNSRAGLVMQGIRDDENRAKYLGFDAAAYQTFFFCVSAAISGFAGLLYVVTSEFVSPTFMDLAFSISMVIWAAVGGRGSLLGACIGAIVINMLGATISESEVFVESWQAIVGLFFVLVVLFMPNGMAGVVHGWCRRLTTKSSKSEIGGQLQ, encoded by the coding sequence ATGTTGAAACACGATCATTTGAGGATTGCTGCTTACGCTATTTTTATTGTGACTGTTTTGTCGCTACCGGTTTTTTTCGATGAATTCTGGCTGAATAGGGCGTCCAAATATTTGGTTTACGGCATGCTAGGTATTGCAATTTCGTTGTGCTGGGGTTATGCGGGCATTCTCAACCTGGGTCAAGGTCTATTCTTTGGTGCTGGTGCCTACATGCTGGGTATGTCATTGAAATTGGCAAGTCCAACTAGCTTGCAGCAGGGAGGCGCAGGTCCTGTCCCGGACTTTATGTTGTGGAACGCTGAACCTGGCGCTGTCACCGACCTATGCTGTATCAACAGTGGTTCCTATCTGTGGCTTCCGTTTCAGTCGCAAGCATTTGGTTTTATTATGGCTATTGTGTTGCCCGTATTGCTGGCCTTCATCTTGGGTTCCGTCATGTTTCGCAAGGGAGTGTCAGGTGTCTTCATCTCTATTATCACACTTGCCTTGGTACTCTTGGTGCGGCTCCTGGTTGTTGATGCTCAGGCACTTACCGGTGGCTTCAATGGCTTAACGGATTTGGGAGGGTTGACTTTTGGAGGTTACGAATTTGATCCATACAGTGTCGCCACATATTACTTGGCTGCCGTATCACTCATTTTGATCCTGCTAGGTACCCGTCTTTTAGTCAACTCGCGGGCGGGTCTTGTGATGCAGGGTATCCGTGATGACGAGAATCGTGCCAAATACTTAGGATTTGACGCTGCAGCTTATCAGACATTTTTCTTTTGCGTGTCAGCTGCTATTTCCGGTTTTGCTGGCCTTTTATACGTCGTTACCTCTGAATTCGTATCGCCTACATTCATGGATCTGGCTTTCAGTATTTCGATGGTTATTTGGGCTGCGGTAGGTGGGCGTGGCTCGCTGCTCGGTGCCTGTATCGGAGCGATCGTTATCAATATGCTGGGGGCGACGATTAGTGAAAGCGAAGTATTTGTCGAATCTTGGCAGGCTATTGTTGGGTTGTTTTTTGTGTTGGTAGTTCTGTTTATGCCTAACGGCATGGCAGGTGTCGTCCATGGATGGTGCCGACGTTTGACTACGAAATCTTCTAAATCAGAGATTGGAGGGCAGCTTCAATGA
- the urtD gene encoding urea ABC transporter ATP-binding protein UrtD, which produces MTESNYDLVIDGVGVNFSGFQAVSNFSMVVKQGEMRVLLGANGAGKTTLMDMICGKTESTEGRIFIGDTEITNKPPHTIARMGVGRKFQIPSVFKKLTVRQNLSVAAMKNTSVFANLGSLKRCIHLDKLEETLELINLTRRADELAGNLSHGETQWLELGLLVILNPKIILLDEPTAGMTADETLKTSRIVNDLKGRHTIVAVEHDMAFVREIADKITVMHQGKFLAEGRIGDIEKSQAVKDAYLGSGGIA; this is translated from the coding sequence ATGACTGAAAGTAACTATGATTTGGTAATTGATGGTGTTGGGGTTAACTTCAGTGGTTTTCAGGCCGTAAGTAATTTCAGTATGGTCGTAAAGCAGGGCGAAATGCGGGTGTTGCTAGGCGCAAATGGTGCCGGAAAGACTACGCTTATGGATATGATATGCGGAAAAACAGAGTCTACCGAAGGGCGCATTTTTATTGGCGATACTGAAATTACCAATAAGCCTCCACATACCATTGCCCGTATGGGTGTGGGTCGAAAATTTCAGATTCCAAGTGTGTTCAAGAAACTGACGGTTCGGCAAAACCTATCGGTTGCTGCGATGAAGAACACATCGGTATTTGCAAATTTGGGAAGCCTCAAGCGATGCATTCATCTCGATAAGCTTGAAGAAACTCTGGAGCTGATTAATTTAACTCGGCGGGCTGACGAATTAGCCGGAAATCTTTCTCATGGCGAGACTCAGTGGTTGGAACTTGGGCTGCTAGTTATCCTTAATCCGAAAATAATTTTGCTCGACGAACCAACTGCGGGCATGACGGCCGATGAAACGCTAAAGACCTCCCGTATCGTGAATGACCTCAAAGGGAGGCACACTATTGTTGCTGTAGAGCACGATATGGCGTTTGTACGTGAGATTGCAGACAAAATAACTGTTATGCATCAGGGAAAGTTCCTCGCAGAAGGACGAATCGGCGATATCGAGAAGAGTCAGGCAGTGAAAGATGCGTACCTGGGTAGTGGAGGAATTGCCTGA
- the urtE gene encoding urea ABC transporter ATP-binding subunit UrtE → MLELHSINSYYGGSHILHDINLKIKKGAIFSVLGRNGVGKSTLLKTLVGLTSSTEGKLLLNDEDLSRQPTFARARAGIGYVPQGREIIPDFSVRENILMGCFADPKSKPVIPDLVSELFPYLMENLGRAGGLLSGGQQQQLAIARAIATNPQILLLDEPTEGIQPNIVEQIEECILTLNKELGLTIILVEQNVRFAQRVSDQFLILDNGRVVAAGMGKTLTDELVQKHLTI, encoded by the coding sequence ATGCTTGAGCTTCATTCGATAAACAGCTATTACGGCGGCAGTCATATACTTCATGATATCAATCTCAAGATTAAAAAAGGGGCAATCTTTTCTGTTCTGGGTCGTAACGGGGTAGGTAAGAGCACGTTGCTGAAAACCCTCGTTGGCCTAACCAGTTCAACGGAAGGCAAGTTATTACTCAACGACGAGGATTTAAGTAGACAACCAACTTTTGCCAGGGCGCGTGCCGGGATAGGTTACGTCCCGCAGGGCCGAGAAATCATTCCGGATTTCTCAGTGCGAGAGAATATTCTAATGGGATGCTTTGCTGATCCGAAAAGTAAACCTGTGATTCCAGACCTGGTGTCCGAACTGTTTCCATATTTAATGGAAAATCTGGGCCGAGCAGGGGGACTGTTATCTGGCGGGCAGCAACAACAGCTAGCGATTGCAAGAGCTATAGCTACTAATCCACAAATTTTACTTCTAGACGAACCTACTGAAGGTATTCAACCCAATATTGTTGAACAAATCGAAGAGTGTATCTTGACCCTGAACAAGGAACTTGGCTTGACGATCATACTTGTAGAGCAGAATGTTCGTTTTGCACAACGCGTTTCTGATCAATTTTTAATACTCGATAACGGCCGAGTGGTAGCAGCAGGTATGGGTAAAACGCTCACTGATGAGTTAGTTCAAAAACATCTGACAATCTGA
- the ureE gene encoding urease accessory protein UreE yields MLVISNIVGSANDIELSERLHQLSHHGVIETIRISAADTSRSRQRVTTDHGTSCGIALPRQVKLYNGAVLHIDEERAVVLRVNEEHWLRLSPTSNSCALVLGYNAGNLHWRVRFDGTDLLVALEGPAQNYLDRILPLIESGEVKVELPDGI; encoded by the coding sequence ATGTTAGTAATAAGTAATATCGTTGGTAGCGCCAATGACATTGAATTGTCCGAGCGTCTACACCAGCTCAGCCACCATGGAGTCATTGAAACTATCCGTATTTCTGCGGCGGACACTTCTCGAAGCCGACAGCGCGTAACAACAGACCACGGTACCAGTTGTGGTATCGCTTTACCCCGCCAGGTAAAACTCTACAACGGAGCAGTGCTGCATATTGATGAAGAGCGCGCTGTCGTATTGCGTGTTAATGAAGAGCATTGGTTGCGCTTAAGCCCGACTAGTAATAGCTGTGCACTCGTTCTGGGCTACAACGCTGGTAACCTTCACTGGCGAGTTCGATTCGATGGCACGGATCTTTTGGTGGCGCTGGAAGGGCCGGCCCAAAATTATCTGGATCGAATACTGCCTCTGATCGAAAGTGGCGAGGTGAAAGTGGAGCTTCCAGATGGTATTTAG
- a CDS encoding urease accessory protein UreF → MEKEQALLLSTLSLLQFGDSQFPSGSFAFSGGLEALFNDQKIRTPAEVMDFISAQLQQRWDSLDRVALCRCYRLGDDLDAISAIDHEVDAMTLAAGLRVGSCRNGAALLSTHARLETRNSAEYRRRIQSGQSPGHIAVIQGLLWAHCGLSEIQSQAASAHAICSDLLGAAMRLGKLGHLHAQLIRQQLTPVIATLLEVPVSDHTEMHSYLPATEIAAMRHESSKLRLFSN, encoded by the coding sequence ATGGAGAAAGAGCAAGCTTTGTTGCTGAGTACCTTGAGTTTGCTTCAATTTGGAGATAGTCAGTTTCCTTCTGGCAGCTTTGCTTTTTCTGGCGGACTGGAGGCGCTATTCAATGATCAAAAAATACGAACTCCCGCTGAAGTGATGGACTTTATTTCGGCACAGCTTCAACAGCGCTGGGACAGCCTTGATCGTGTGGCGCTGTGTCGCTGTTATCGTCTTGGGGATGATTTGGATGCAATTTCAGCGATCGACCACGAAGTTGATGCAATGACGCTAGCTGCAGGGCTCCGTGTCGGTTCTTGTCGCAATGGTGCAGCATTATTGAGCACTCACGCGCGGCTAGAAACCCGTAACAGCGCTGAATACAGGCGCCGAATTCAAAGCGGCCAAAGCCCCGGCCATATCGCAGTAATACAGGGACTGTTGTGGGCGCATTGTGGGCTCAGTGAAATTCAGTCACAAGCAGCATCTGCACATGCTATCTGCTCTGATTTACTGGGCGCAGCTATGCGATTGGGCAAGCTTGGGCATTTGCACGCTCAGCTCATTCGGCAACAGCTTACGCCGGTTATTGCCACGCTGCTGGAAGTCCCAGTATCTGATCACACTGAAATGCACAGCTATTTACCTGCGACAGAAATTGCAGCGATGCGACATGAAAGCAGTAAGTTACGGCTATTTTCGAACTGA
- a CDS encoding urease subunit beta, translated as MYLTPTELERLTIYTAAKLSQERRERGLKLSYPEATAIIANEILEGARDGRSVADLISHGSTILNTDDVQLGVSQMMNMLQVEGVFPDGTKLVTVHDPIRPGKEAIPENSVFPGELFPAEGRIEINAGRKTITMSALNTADRPIQIGSHYHFFEANKALQFDRESAFGMRLDIPAGTAVRFEPGQDKEVTLCEFGGNKEIYGLNNLTNGKISDKSVRVAALKKAKDNSFLGA; from the coding sequence ATGTACTTGACGCCGACAGAACTGGAACGACTAACTATCTACACTGCCGCCAAACTTTCCCAGGAGCGTCGGGAGAGAGGGTTGAAATTGAGTTACCCAGAAGCTACCGCAATTATAGCCAATGAGATTCTTGAAGGGGCTAGAGATGGACGTTCCGTGGCTGATCTTATCAGTCATGGTAGCACAATCCTGAACACAGATGATGTTCAACTTGGCGTGAGCCAAATGATGAACATGCTACAGGTCGAGGGAGTGTTTCCAGACGGTACCAAACTAGTCACAGTTCACGATCCTATCAGGCCGGGTAAAGAGGCCATTCCTGAGAATAGTGTTTTCCCAGGTGAGCTATTCCCTGCAGAGGGGAGGATCGAGATAAATGCCGGTCGCAAAACAATAACCATGAGCGCACTGAACACCGCTGACAGACCTATACAAATTGGCAGTCACTATCACTTTTTTGAAGCCAATAAGGCACTGCAGTTTGACCGAGAGAGTGCCTTTGGTATGAGGCTGGATATCCCTGCTGGAACGGCAGTACGCTTTGAACCTGGCCAAGATAAAGAGGTTACGCTGTGTGAGTTCGGAGGAAATAAGGAGATTTACGGTCTCAACAACCTCACAAATGGCAAGATCAGTGATAAATCAGTACGCGTAGCTGCTTTGAAAAAAGCAAAAGATAACAGTTTTTTAGGAGCATAA
- the ureC gene encoding urease subunit alpha, with protein MATMSRREYAEMYGPTTGDGIRLGDTSLIAEVEHDFTVYGDECLHGGGKTLRDGMGMTSGLNSEDGTLDMLICNALVIDPVVGIVKGDIGIKDGKIVAIGKAGNPAVMDGVDPRLLVGQATAVRDAEGLIATPGGIDVHVHFDSAQICDHAIASGITTLFGGSLGPITVGIDCGGVFNVGKMLQAAEAFPVNFGFLGRGNSCKPRALYDQIEGGCVGLKIHEDWGATPATIDTCLTVADELDFQVQLHTDTLNESGFVENTLAAIKGRTIHMYHTEGAGGGHAPDIISVVQHTNCLPSSTNPTNPFTVNTFDEHLDMTMVCHHLNPAIPEDVAFAESRIRAQTIAAEDVLHDIGAISMLGSDSQGMGRINEVITRTWQLASKMKDQRGRLETETSRIGDNERIKRYIAKYTINAAKSFGVDAHVGSLEPGKMADVVLWKPAMFGVKPELIVKGGFIAFGAMGDSAASLMTCEPIMLRPQWGAFGIASQNLSANFVNPLAIEKGLAEKLNLKKKLLPATGTRNLQKSDMLHNDLCPEMRVDPQTFDVFVNGELATCEPATELPLTQRYMLR; from the coding sequence ATGGCCACGATGTCTCGAAGAGAGTACGCAGAAATGTACGGCCCTACTACTGGCGACGGCATCCGCCTCGGCGATACGAGCCTGATAGCTGAAGTGGAACATGATTTCACAGTATATGGCGATGAGTGTCTTCACGGTGGAGGCAAGACTCTACGGGATGGCATGGGCATGACTTCGGGTCTCAATAGCGAGGATGGCACTCTCGATATGCTCATTTGCAATGCACTGGTGATAGATCCGGTGGTTGGTATCGTCAAAGGGGATATTGGTATCAAGGACGGCAAAATTGTCGCCATTGGTAAAGCTGGCAACCCTGCTGTGATGGATGGCGTCGACCCTAGACTATTGGTTGGCCAGGCAACAGCGGTTCGTGATGCGGAAGGGCTGATTGCAACTCCTGGTGGTATTGACGTCCACGTACATTTCGACAGTGCGCAAATATGCGATCATGCTATAGCCTCAGGCATTACCACCTTGTTTGGCGGATCGCTGGGACCGATTACCGTTGGAATCGACTGTGGTGGCGTTTTCAACGTGGGTAAAATGTTGCAGGCTGCAGAAGCGTTTCCGGTCAATTTTGGGTTTTTAGGTCGAGGTAACTCGTGCAAACCACGTGCATTGTATGACCAGATCGAAGGCGGCTGTGTTGGCTTGAAAATTCATGAAGATTGGGGTGCGACGCCGGCTACGATCGATACCTGCTTGACTGTTGCAGACGAACTGGATTTTCAGGTTCAGCTGCACACCGATACCCTGAACGAAAGTGGCTTCGTAGAGAATACGCTGGCTGCGATCAAGGGCAGAACTATTCATATGTACCATACTGAGGGTGCAGGTGGTGGACATGCGCCTGATATTATTTCCGTAGTCCAGCACACGAACTGCCTGCCGTCATCGACCAACCCCACTAATCCGTTCACGGTCAATACCTTCGATGAACATCTGGACATGACCATGGTCTGTCATCACCTGAACCCTGCCATTCCTGAGGATGTGGCTTTTGCCGAAAGTCGGATCCGCGCCCAGACCATAGCCGCTGAAGATGTTCTCCACGACATTGGAGCTATTTCCATGCTGGGTTCCGACAGCCAGGGTATGGGTCGTATCAACGAAGTCATTACTCGGACATGGCAGCTGGCGAGTAAGATGAAGGATCAGCGCGGGCGTCTGGAAACTGAAACCTCACGCATTGGTGATAATGAAAGAATCAAGCGCTACATCGCCAAGTACACCATTAACGCCGCAAAGAGTTTTGGAGTCGATGCACATGTCGGGTCGCTTGAACCGGGAAAAATGGCAGATGTGGTGTTATGGAAGCCGGCAATGTTCGGGGTTAAGCCGGAGCTGATTGTTAAAGGAGGTTTTATTGCTTTCGGCGCAATGGGAGATAGCGCTGCGTCTCTGATGACCTGTGAACCAATCATGTTGCGCCCTCAGTGGGGAGCTTTCGGTATTGCCAGCCAAAACTTGAGTGCAAATTTCGTTAACCCACTGGCGATCGAAAAAGGCTTGGCAGAAAAACTCAATCTTAAAAAAAAGCTGCTGCCTGCGACCGGCACACGCAATCTGCAGAAAAGCGATATGTTGCAT